In a single window of the Pseudorca crassidens isolate mPseCra1 chromosome 9, mPseCra1.hap1, whole genome shotgun sequence genome:
- the TPBGL gene encoding trophoblast glycoprotein-like, with protein MAPRAGQPEHRGPLLPGLLLLAAALSRPAAPCPFQCYCFGGPKLMLRCASGAELRQPPRDVPPDARNLTIVGANLTVLRAAAFAGGDADGEEAEAAGGVRLPLLTALRLTHNNIEMVEDGAFDGLPSLAALDLSHNPLRALGGDAFRGLPALRSLQLNHALARGGPALLAALDAALAPLDELRLLGLSGNALSHLPSAALRRPRLEQLDARLNALAGLGPDELRALERDGGLPAPRLLLADNPLRCGCAARSLLAWMRNATERVPDARRLRCASPRALYDRPFLDLDEAGLRCAEGDADGRGGEVELAGPELEASYVFFGLVLALIGLIFLMVLYLNRRGIQRWMRNLREACRDQMEGYHYRYEQDADPRRAPASAAPAGSGATSPGSGL; from the coding sequence ATGGCCCCGCGCGCGGGACAGCCGGAGCACAGGGGACCGCTGCTGCCGGGGCTGCTGCTCCTGGCGGCGGCGCTGAGCCGACCCGCCGCACCCTGTCCCTTCCAGTGCTACTGCTTCGGCGGCCCTAAGCTGATGTTGCGCTGCGCGTCGGGCGCCGAGCTCCGGCAGCCCCCGCGGGACGTGCCACCCGACGCGCGCAATCTCACCATCGTGGGCGCCAACCTGACTGTGCTGCGCGCGGCCGCCTTCGCCGGCGGGGACGCGGACGGGGAGGAGGCGGAGGCGGCGGGTGGCGTGCGCCTGCCGCTCCTGACCGCTCTGCGCCTCACGCACAACAACATCGAGATGGTGGAGGACGGCGCCTTCGACGGGCTGCCCAGCCTGGCGGCGCTCGACCTGAGCCACAACCCGCTGCGCGCTCTGGGCGGCGACGCCTTCCGCGGGCTGCCCGCGCTGCGCTCCCTGCAGCTCAACCACGCGCTGGCGCGGGGCGGCCCCGCGCTGCTGGCCGCGCTGGACGCCGCGCTCGCCCCGCTCGACGAGCTGCGCCTCCTGGGCCTGTCGGGCAACGCGCTTAGCCACCTGCCGTCCGCCGCGCTGCGCCGGCCGCGCCTGGAGCAGCTGGACGCGCGCCTCAACGCGCTGGCCGGCCTGGGCCCCGACGAGCTGCGCGCGCTAGAGCGCGATGGCGGCCTCCCCGCGCCGCGCCTGCTACTCGCCGACAACCCCCTGCGTTGCGGCTGCGCTGCGCGCTCCCTGCTGGCCTGGATGCGCAACGCCACGGAGCGCGTACCCGACGCGCGGCGCCTGCGCTGCGCCTCCCCGCGGGCGCTGTACGACCGGCCTTTCCTGGACCTGGACGAGGCGGGGCTGCGCTGCGCCGAAGGCGACGCCGACGGTCGCGGGGGAGAAGTGGAACTTGCCGGCCCGGAGCTGGAAGCCTCCTACGTCTTCTTCGGGCTGGTTCTGGCGCTCATCGGCCTCATCTTCCTAATGGTGCTCTACCTAAACCGCCGTGGCATCCAGCGCTGGATGCGCAACTTGCGCGAGGCGTGCCGGGACCAGATGGAGGGCTACCACTACCGCTACGAGCAGGACGCAGACCCGCGCCGCGCGCCCGCCTCGGCCGCCCCCGCCGGTTCTGGGGCCACTTCCCCCGGTTCGGGCCTCTGA